From Bacillota bacterium, the proteins below share one genomic window:
- the hslO gene encoding Hsp33 family molecular chaperone HslO, with protein sequence MDYLLRVTAAQGMIRAFGAITTQAVEKARQRHGTYPTATAALGRALTAAALLGMNLKGKDTLTLRIKGNGPLGSVVVVADAEGRVRGYVQEPQLDLPLTPNGKLDVGGAIGREGFLFLTKDLGLKEPYTGSSPLVTGEIAEDLTNYLAISEQTPSAVALGVLLNPDQSVRAAGGYIVQLLPGAVEEIINRLEQNLSGIAPVSHLVDQGRTMEEILAEVLAGLSMRVHERQPVSFACPCSKERLEEIMLSLGAEELNQILTERGQVEVRCHFCNEFYHFSTDELRGLIASLKSE encoded by the coding sequence CCCAGGGGATGATTCGGGCGTTTGGGGCGATAACCACCCAGGCGGTGGAAAAGGCTCGTCAGCGCCACGGTACTTATCCAACTGCTACTGCGGCCTTAGGGCGAGCCCTAACCGCTGCCGCTTTGTTGGGGATGAACCTAAAAGGGAAAGATACCCTGACCCTACGGATCAAAGGGAATGGCCCCCTGGGAAGTGTGGTGGTGGTAGCTGATGCTGAAGGAAGAGTCAGGGGCTATGTTCAAGAACCACAGCTCGACCTGCCGCTAACTCCCAATGGCAAACTGGATGTTGGTGGAGCAATTGGCCGAGAAGGGTTTCTTTTTCTGACCAAAGACCTGGGGCTCAAAGAACCGTACACGGGAAGCAGCCCCCTGGTCACCGGCGAAATTGCTGAGGACCTAACTAATTATCTGGCCATCTCAGAACAAACTCCATCTGCTGTTGCTCTAGGGGTTCTGCTCAATCCTGACCAGTCGGTTCGCGCTGCGGGTGGCTATATTGTTCAATTGCTGCCTGGGGCAGTGGAAGAGATAATCAACCGCCTGGAGCAAAACTTGAGCGGGATTGCTCCGGTCAGCCATTTGGTAGATCAGGGACGTACTATGGAAGAAATTCTGGCGGAAGTTTTAGCGGGCTTATCTATGCGGGTTCACGAACGACAGCCAGTCAGTTTTGCCTGCCCTTGTTCCAAAGAGCGGCTGGAAGAAATAATGCTGAGCCTGGGGGCCGAGGAACTAAACCAGATTCTGACTGAACGGGGCCAGGTGGAAGTACGCTGCCATTTTTGTAATGAGTTTTATCACTTCAGTACGGATGAACTCCGTGGGTTGATCGCTAGCCTGAAAAGCGAATAG
- a CDS encoding 50S ribosomal protein L28, whose amino-acid sequence MVKCAVCGKGVATGMQVSHSHIRTKRTWSPNIQTVKTLVEGTPKKIKVCTRCLKSGKVQRAI is encoded by the coding sequence ATGGTTAAGTGTGCTGTCTGCGGTAAAGGTGTGGCCACGGGTATGCAGGTGAGCCACTCTCATATTCGAACCAAACGAACCTGGTCCCCAAATATTCAAACAGTAAAGACCCTGGTTGAGGGCACTCCGAAGAAGATTAAAGTTTGTACACGGTGTTTAAAATCAGGGAAGGTGCAGCGAGCCATCTAG
- a CDS encoding Asp23/Gls24 family envelope stress response protein, with amino-acid sequence MTRTIVNELGTITISEDVIATIAGLAAVESYGLVGMSSRKLTDGIVELLGRESLGKGVEIGEENGQLHIDVHIIVSYGIKISEVAQNVINQVRYAVETMTGLKVARVNVNVRGVKLTARK; translated from the coding sequence ATGACCAGAACTATTGTTAATGAATTGGGGACGATTACTATTTCTGAAGATGTGATCGCGACGATTGCTGGCCTGGCGGCAGTGGAAAGCTATGGTCTGGTTGGTATGTCTTCCCGGAAGCTCACCGACGGGATAGTGGAGTTGTTAGGGCGGGAGTCACTGGGTAAGGGAGTGGAAATTGGCGAAGAGAATGGTCAGCTCCATATTGATGTGCATATCATTGTCAGTTACGGGATCAAGATTTCAGAAGTAGCGCAAAACGTAATTAACCAGGTGCGCTACGCTGTGGAGACAATGACAGGGTTAAAAGTAGCCAGGGTAAATGTCAATGTCCGCGGCGTTAAATTGACGGCTAGAAAATAA